One genomic region from Magallana gigas chromosome 3, xbMagGiga1.1, whole genome shotgun sequence encodes:
- the LOC105335540 gene encoding carbohydrate sulfotransferase 1 isoform X1, producing the protein MGKSKCLLYTAFFSVIIIKLFMSYRSGMYLLSMEKSTAVHVPMTLVLGYMRSGSSLTADIIRCNHGDFYIFEPLHGLIELSIKQNSPVRFLNGTRIRIAQDDRNINNMMADMLYNWFTCDFRQIDLLSLSNEFIHIFTPEHDTYFNCLRGLRMKSALIRTIDKCLHILEERCKIANSRIYKTIRLPMASVSKLLERLPSLKVVHLIRDPRAILQSQLVEGLADKIKFSNISNLTCTQMHNDVIDMKSLVVNYPGRLQRLVYENLAVHPIEVSKKLYNFLNARFDRNVEGFVNYLTTGPVSKCNYCTNRGNSSYNAFKWIKTIRPTYHRIVDQHCREIYREIGYRQLSFNDLKSRKNTWNPNAYQRSVSL; encoded by the exons ATGGGTAAATCAAAATGTCTATTGTACACGGCCTTTTTCTCTGTTATAATCATAAAGTTATTTATGAGTTACAGGAGTGGTATGTACTTATTGTCGATGGAGAAATCTACAGCAG taCATGTGCCCATGACATTGGTGCTAGGTTACATGAGAAGTGGGTCATCCTTAACCGCTGACATTATTCGCTGCAACCATggagatttttatatatttgaaccACTCCATGGATTGATTGAACTCTCAATAAAGCAGAACAGTCCCGTTCGATTTCTGAATGGGACAAGAATAAG AATCGCACAAGATGACAGAAACATAAATAATATGATGGCGGatatgttgtacaattggtTTACTTGTGATTTCCGACAAATTGACCTACTAAGTTTATCCAACGAGTTCATCCACATTTTTACACCTGAACATGACACGTATTTCAATTGCTTACGAGGGCTCCGAATGAAATCTGCACTCATAAGAACCATTGATAAGTGTTTACACATTTTAGAAGAACGATGCAAAATAGCCAATTCACGGATATATAAAACCATTCGATTGCCCATGGCCTCAGTAAGTAAATTGCTCGAAAGGCTACCTTCGTTAAAGGTTGTTCATCTTATTCGAGACCCTAGGGCAATTTTGCAGTCACAGCTGGTCGAGGGTTTAGCAGACAAGATTAAATTTAGTAATATATCCAATCTCACATGTACACAAATGCATAATGACGTCATTGATATGAAGTCGTTGGTGGTAAACTATCCAGGTCGACTTCAGCGACTTGTGTACGAGAATCTTGCTGTCCATCCAATCGAGGTCTCaaaaaaactgtacaattttttaaatgccCGCTTTGATAGAAATGTAGAAGGTTTTGTGAACTATTTAACAACTGGGCCAGTGTCTAAGTGTAATTACTGTACAAACAGGGGGAATTCAAGTTATAATGCATTCAAATGGATAAAAACTATAAGACCGACGTATCATCGAATAGTCGACCAACATTGCAGagaaatatacagagaaattGGATACCGACAACTGTCTTTTAACGATCTaaaaagcagaaaaaatacttgGAATCCAAATGCGTACCAACGAAGTGTTTCactgtaa
- the LOC105335540 gene encoding carbohydrate sulfotransferase 1 isoform X2 has translation MTLVLGYMRSGSSLTADIIRCNHGDFYIFEPLHGLIELSIKQNSPVRFLNGTRIRIAQDDRNINNMMADMLYNWFTCDFRQIDLLSLSNEFIHIFTPEHDTYFNCLRGLRMKSALIRTIDKCLHILEERCKIANSRIYKTIRLPMASVSKLLERLPSLKVVHLIRDPRAILQSQLVEGLADKIKFSNISNLTCTQMHNDVIDMKSLVVNYPGRLQRLVYENLAVHPIEVSKKLYNFLNARFDRNVEGFVNYLTTGPVSKCNYCTNRGNSSYNAFKWIKTIRPTYHRIVDQHCREIYREIGYRQLSFNDLKSRKNTWNPNAYQRSVSL, from the exons ATGACATTGGTGCTAGGTTACATGAGAAGTGGGTCATCCTTAACCGCTGACATTATTCGCTGCAACCATggagatttttatatatttgaaccACTCCATGGATTGATTGAACTCTCAATAAAGCAGAACAGTCCCGTTCGATTTCTGAATGGGACAAGAATAAG AATCGCACAAGATGACAGAAACATAAATAATATGATGGCGGatatgttgtacaattggtTTACTTGTGATTTCCGACAAATTGACCTACTAAGTTTATCCAACGAGTTCATCCACATTTTTACACCTGAACATGACACGTATTTCAATTGCTTACGAGGGCTCCGAATGAAATCTGCACTCATAAGAACCATTGATAAGTGTTTACACATTTTAGAAGAACGATGCAAAATAGCCAATTCACGGATATATAAAACCATTCGATTGCCCATGGCCTCAGTAAGTAAATTGCTCGAAAGGCTACCTTCGTTAAAGGTTGTTCATCTTATTCGAGACCCTAGGGCAATTTTGCAGTCACAGCTGGTCGAGGGTTTAGCAGACAAGATTAAATTTAGTAATATATCCAATCTCACATGTACACAAATGCATAATGACGTCATTGATATGAAGTCGTTGGTGGTAAACTATCCAGGTCGACTTCAGCGACTTGTGTACGAGAATCTTGCTGTCCATCCAATCGAGGTCTCaaaaaaactgtacaattttttaaatgccCGCTTTGATAGAAATGTAGAAGGTTTTGTGAACTATTTAACAACTGGGCCAGTGTCTAAGTGTAATTACTGTACAAACAGGGGGAATTCAAGTTATAATGCATTCAAATGGATAAAAACTATAAGACCGACGTATCATCGAATAGTCGACCAACATTGCAGagaaatatacagagaaattGGATACCGACAACTGTCTTTTAACGATCTaaaaagcagaaaaaatacttgGAATCCAAATGCGTACCAACGAAGTGTTTCactgtaa
- the LOC105335542 gene encoding carbohydrate sulfotransferase 1 isoform X1, whose translation MASKPIYISLIVIFLCTAMSVYLYQDIQFKTRHSITTGVKEIGQRTKKKMTKDIQFQTQESLTKVRKIKTATEQRTKRTSAKVSRAVRMTLLLAYARTGSTLTGEILTLQSKNFYLFEPLHGLIKSLQNQTEVTFLNGSTRAISTVNEINDLISKTLYNWFTCNFEELDMASLTDFFLDVFTPEHETYVTCLGPRNKTRDISIETVQRCVGILQDRCLSMTSVTIKTIRTPMKSVEYLLQTIRHLKVIYLVRDPRGMFLSRARVGMLRWNELEEKSKMICEQIDNDIEEFNKLYTKYPSRLKRLAYENLCRNPIFVAGKMYQFLRLPYMEIVKYQIRNITTGPILKCSFCTKRGDALGNAYKWKKDIKEDRLKVIDKYCSNVYQKLAYRYLSYQQLKKVKETWQAHVDLMQV comes from the exons ATGGCATCGAAACCGATATATATCAGTCTGATAGTTATATTTCTTTGCACGGCGATGTCAGTGTATCTGTATCAAG ACATTCAATTTAAAACGCGACATAGTATCACCACAGGTGTGAAAGAAATTGGACAGAGAACCAAGAAAAAGATGACaaaag ACATTCAGTTTCAGACTCAAGAATCTCTGACAAAAGTACGCAAAATTAAGACAGCAACTGAACAGAGAACGAAGAGGACCTCTGCCAAAG TGTCTCGGGCAGTGCGAATGACTCTATTGTTGGCCTACGCAAGGACTGGCTCAACCCTGACTGGAGAAATACTGACCTTGCAATCGaagaatttctatttatttgaaCCTCTTCATggattaataaaatcattacaaaacCAAACAGAAGTTACTTTCTTAAATGGATCAACTAG agCTATATCAactgtaaatgaaattaacgaTCTCATTTCGAAAACACTTTACAACTGGTTTACCTGTAATTTTGAGGAATTGGACATGGCAAGCCTGACGGACTTTTTTCTTGACGTTTTTACACCAGAGCATGAAACATATGTAACGTGTTTGGGTCCTCGGAACAAAACAAGAGATATAAGCATCGAAACAGTACAGAGATGTGTCGGTATACTACAAGATAGATGTCTTTCAATGACCTCTGTGACCATTAAGACAATAAGAACCCCAATGAAGTCAGTTGAATATCTTTTACAGACAATTCGACATCTGAAGGTGATATATTTAGTGCGTGACCCTCGGGGAATGTTTCTGTCTCGGGCGCGAGTTGGGATGCTGCGCTGGAATGAACTCGAGGAAAAATCAAAGATGATATGTGAACAAATCGACAATGATATTGAAGAATTCAATAAGCTTTACACAAAATATCCATCTAGGCTTAAACGATTGGCTTACGAAAACCTCTGTAGGAACCCCATATTTGTAGCTGGCAAAATGTATCAGTTTTTACGTCTTCCATACATGGAGATCGTGAAATACCagataagaaacattacaactGGGCCCATATTGAAATGTTCTTTTTGTACAAAGCGAGGCGATGCACTGGGTAATGCATACAAATGGAAGAAAGACATAAAGGAAGATAGATTGAAAGTCATAGACAAATATTGCTCTAATGTCTATCAAAAACTTGCATACAGGTATTTGTCTTATCAACAATTGAAGAAGGTAAAAGAAACATGGCAAGCGCACGTTGACCTCATGCAGGTATAG
- the LOC105335542 gene encoding carbohydrate sulfotransferase 1 isoform X2, with protein MASKPIYISLIVIFLCTAMSVYLYQDIQFKTRHSITTGVKEIGQRTKKKMTKVSRAVRMTLLLAYARTGSTLTGEILTLQSKNFYLFEPLHGLIKSLQNQTEVTFLNGSTRAISTVNEINDLISKTLYNWFTCNFEELDMASLTDFFLDVFTPEHETYVTCLGPRNKTRDISIETVQRCVGILQDRCLSMTSVTIKTIRTPMKSVEYLLQTIRHLKVIYLVRDPRGMFLSRARVGMLRWNELEEKSKMICEQIDNDIEEFNKLYTKYPSRLKRLAYENLCRNPIFVAGKMYQFLRLPYMEIVKYQIRNITTGPILKCSFCTKRGDALGNAYKWKKDIKEDRLKVIDKYCSNVYQKLAYRYLSYQQLKKVKETWQAHVDLMQV; from the exons ATGGCATCGAAACCGATATATATCAGTCTGATAGTTATATTTCTTTGCACGGCGATGTCAGTGTATCTGTATCAAG ACATTCAATTTAAAACGCGACATAGTATCACCACAGGTGTGAAAGAAATTGGACAGAGAACCAAGAAAAAGATGACaaaag TGTCTCGGGCAGTGCGAATGACTCTATTGTTGGCCTACGCAAGGACTGGCTCAACCCTGACTGGAGAAATACTGACCTTGCAATCGaagaatttctatttatttgaaCCTCTTCATggattaataaaatcattacaaaacCAAACAGAAGTTACTTTCTTAAATGGATCAACTAG agCTATATCAactgtaaatgaaattaacgaTCTCATTTCGAAAACACTTTACAACTGGTTTACCTGTAATTTTGAGGAATTGGACATGGCAAGCCTGACGGACTTTTTTCTTGACGTTTTTACACCAGAGCATGAAACATATGTAACGTGTTTGGGTCCTCGGAACAAAACAAGAGATATAAGCATCGAAACAGTACAGAGATGTGTCGGTATACTACAAGATAGATGTCTTTCAATGACCTCTGTGACCATTAAGACAATAAGAACCCCAATGAAGTCAGTTGAATATCTTTTACAGACAATTCGACATCTGAAGGTGATATATTTAGTGCGTGACCCTCGGGGAATGTTTCTGTCTCGGGCGCGAGTTGGGATGCTGCGCTGGAATGAACTCGAGGAAAAATCAAAGATGATATGTGAACAAATCGACAATGATATTGAAGAATTCAATAAGCTTTACACAAAATATCCATCTAGGCTTAAACGATTGGCTTACGAAAACCTCTGTAGGAACCCCATATTTGTAGCTGGCAAAATGTATCAGTTTTTACGTCTTCCATACATGGAGATCGTGAAATACCagataagaaacattacaactGGGCCCATATTGAAATGTTCTTTTTGTACAAAGCGAGGCGATGCACTGGGTAATGCATACAAATGGAAGAAAGACATAAAGGAAGATAGATTGAAAGTCATAGACAAATATTGCTCTAATGTCTATCAAAAACTTGCATACAGGTATTTGTCTTATCAACAATTGAAGAAGGTAAAAGAAACATGGCAAGCGCACGTTGACCTCATGCAGGTATAG
- the LOC136269430 gene encoding lectin-like — MLYDRKQRVLFSLVVLFYSSGAYLGGGGGDPHTCPKSLLHSPYLRTYNGHCYEFKLDGGLSWVEAESACRNHGGHLVSVNSPEERQFLLTTLFSMWFHGDYVLIGLTDSKREGTFVWSSGETTSFMDWAYGQPDQYIHGKKRFLVPIPPVPREEDCVGMRFKDWGHWHDVPCDRPFISPYICEYAPTTHVPTKTTSVTMTPLASTTTPTRHAETSEESIDPPKTTVATVPSTEWVTLGKRGMLSYWHLILNKHN; from the exons ATGTTATACGATAGGAAGCAGCGTGTACTATTTTCccttgttgttttgttttactcTTCCGGAGCTTATCTAG GAGGGGGAGGTGGTGATCCTCATACTTGCCCCAAAAGTCTCCTACACTCTCCCTATCTGAGAACATACAATGGCCATTGCTATGAGTTTAAGCTAGATGGAGGTCTTAGCTGGGTCGAGGCTGAAAGCGCCTGCAGAAACCACGGAGGACACCTAGTATCTGTTAACAGCCCCGAGGAACGGCAATTCCTATTGACGACCCTATTTTCCATGTGGTTCCATGGAGATTACGTATTGATTGGATTAACCGATTCCAAAAGAGAAGGAACATTTGTTTGGTCCTCCG GGGAGACGACTTCTTTCATGGACTGGGCATATGGACAACCAGACCAATACATCCATGGAAAAAAACGTTTTCTTGTACCGATACCACCGGTACCGAGAGAAGAGGATTGTGTCGGTATGCGGTTTAAGGACTGGGGTCATTGGCACGATGTTCCTTGTGATAGACCATTTATCAGTCCTTACATATGTGAATATG CACCAACAACACACGTTCCTACCAAAACAACATCAGTAACGATGACGCCATTAGCTAGCACCACCACACCAACACGACATG CTGAGACATCCGAAGAGTCCATTGACCCGCCAAAAACAACAGTAGCTACGGTTCCCAGCACTGAgt GGGTAACGCTAGGAAAAAGAGGAATGCTTTCTTACTGGCACCtgattttgaataaacataACTAG
- the LOC105335543 gene encoding perlucin-like protein, which produces MHSSILWFLLAINAVCGAHVSNCPANLQQGNTLKVYQDHCYEFNLHHLTDWPHAANDCKSRGGTLVVVNDLAEQDFIISALKLFPFHGRGIWIGYTDAEKEGTWKWVTGETSTFTYWASGEPSRRRRFLLDADEDCAIMKYSDPAGHWNDIPCVKQDPLGLIHERYPYVCEYLQRAATTTQPANADTSQPSTVPSTAA; this is translated from the exons ATGCACTCCTCGATTCTCTGGTTTCTCCTGGCGATTAACGCAGTCT GTGGCGCGCATGTTTCAAATTGCCCTGCCAATCTACAACAAGGTAATACGTTGAAGGTGTATCAAGATCATTGCTATGAATTCAACCTTCACCACTTGACTGATTGGCCACATGCCGCAAACGACTGCAAATCGCGGGGAGGGACTTTGGTTGTAGTCAACGATTTAGCAGAACAAGACTTCATTATATCGGCTCTGAAATTATTCCCCTTTCACGGTCGTGGCATTTGGATCGGATACACTGATGCAGAAAAAGAAGGGACGTGGAAATGGGTCACAG GGGAGACGTCTACCTTCACGTATTGGGCAAGCGGCGAACCAAGCAGAAGGAGGCGATTTTTGTTAGACGCAGACGAAGACTGCGCCATCATGAAATACTCAGACCCCGCGGGCCATTGGAATGATATTCCCTGTGTAAAACAGGATCCACTTGGATTAATCCACGAACGCTATCCCTATGTTTGCGAGTACT tacAAAGAGCAGCCACAACAACACAGCCTGCAAACGCTGATACATCACAACCATCCACTGTTCCCAGTACTGCAGCATAG
- the LOC136269432 gene encoding lectin BRA-3-like codes for MMLLHVFLYILSSAIIAYGDDIQGCPTELQQRNATLKTHTGHCYEFEVRHTKDWNAAQKDCHSKGGTLVTVNDRAEQDFLMSALKAISFHGTGIWLGYNDMTHEGTFTWVTGETSTFTFWAHGQPHSHHKRRFILDSVSDEDCVLLKYSDSGHWHDYPCQKLDPLGIVKEHFPYVCEYGSAVIPSPTVGSTIAPSTIELATTTVPETPSIPTL; via the exons ATGATGTTGTTACACGTGTTCCTGTATATTCTTTCGTCGGCAATTATTGCAT aTGGAGACGATATTCAGGGGTGTCCGACGGAACTCCAACAACGGAACGCCACCCTGAAGACCCACACGGGCCACTGCTATGAATTCGAGGTCCGTCATACTAAGGACTGGAATGCGGCCCAGAAAGATTGCCATTCCAAAGGAGGGACTCTGGTGACGGTCAATGACAGGGCGGAACAGGACTTTCTCATGTCCGCACTGAAGGCCATTTCGTTCCACGGGACAGGCATATGGCTGGGTTACAATGATATGACACACGAAGGAACCTTTACATGGGTCACAG GAGAGACCAGCACTTTTACTTTCTGGGCGCATGGGCAGCCTCATTCTCACCACAAAAGAAGGTTTATCCTGGACAGTGTGTCGGACGAGGACTGTGTCCTCCTGAAGTACTCCGACTCCGGTCACTGGCACGACTACCCTTGTCAAAAGTTGGACCCACTGGGAATCGTGAAGGAACACTTTCCTTACGTCTGCGAATACG GTTCGGCTGTAATTCCGTCCCCAACTGTCGGTTCTACTATAGCGCCATCTACAATAGAACTCGCTACCACGACTGTACCAGAAACGCCTAGTATTCCTACTTTGTGA